One segment of Manihot esculenta cultivar AM560-2 chromosome 4, M.esculenta_v8, whole genome shotgun sequence DNA contains the following:
- the LOC110607693 gene encoding beta-1,2-xylosyltransferase XYXT1 isoform X4 translates to MMYDTLLSRSFSKHEKKKLRYWGLITCLVIALSFCTVFKPYLGPLPVLNLRLSIGAGQKLQVVNDTSSSLQLISEDDEIFLAKNNTLMPNDTSSSQQVVKEFTRKNDEQINDRSSSRGIIREIIMNNTVKLNNTNITQKIAGEIIAKNKTEPVTVCKMLERSDFCEIKGDIRIDVNSSTVFIVPSESYILEASANTSWSVKPYARKGDRSAMSMVREWKVKIVKNHQNTLKCTQVHNVPGVLFSLGGYSGNHFHSFTDIILPLYSTARPFNGDVQLLVTDRQPRWVSKFKTLLNALSRYEVIDIDNRGETTHCFSSITVGVKRQSRKELNLDSMEDFRQFLRSSYSLKKKTAIKINSGGEKKRPRLVIISRKRSRAFSNIGDIAQLAKSLGYRVVVFEPDANVSRSAQVMNSCDVLMGVHGAGLTNMVFLPVNAVLIQVVPFGGAEWVSKNYFQEPAKDMKIRYLEYKINLEESSLIEQYPADHVVLRNPLAIQKQGWEAFKSVYFDKQNVKLDLDRFKPILLRALEILHQ, encoded by the exons ATGATGTATGATACTTTACTTTCCAGAAGCTTTAGCAAGcatgagaaaaagaaattgagaTATTGGGGACTCATCACTTGCTTGGTTATTGCATTGAGCTTCTGCACTGTCTTTAAGCCTTATTTGGGTCCCCTACCAGTTT TAAATTTGCGGCTGTCCATTGGAGCTGGCCAGAAATTGCAAGTTGTGAATGATACAAGCAGCTCTCTTCAGCTAATATCTGAGG ATGATGAAATATTTTTAGCCAAGAATAATACATTAATGCCTAATGATACAAGCAGCTCTCAGCAAGTTGTTAAGG aATTTACAAGAAAGAATGATGAACAAATAAATGACAGAAGCAGCTCTCGGGGAATAATCAGAG AAATAATTATGAACAATACGGTAAAGCtcaacaacacaaacatcacccAGAAAATAGCAGGAG AAATTATAGCTAAGAACAAAACTGAGCCTGTAACTGTATGCAAAATGCTGGAACGATCAGACTTCTGTGAGATTAAAGGGGACATTAGGATTGATGTAAACTCTTCAACTGTTTTTATAGTCCCATCTGAAAGTTATATCTTGGAAGCTTCAGCAAACACCTCATGGAGTGTCAAGCCTTATGCGAGAAAAGGTGACAGATCAGCAATGAGTATGGTCAGGGAATGGAAAGTGAAAATTGTGAAGAATCACCAGAATACCCTTAAATGCACTCAAGTTCACAATGTTCCTGGAGTCCTTTTCTCTCTTGGAGGGTATTCAGGGAACCATTTCCACTCCTTTACCGACATTATTCTTCCTCTGTACTCGACAGCTCGACCCTTTAATGGAGATGTACAACTTCTTGTTACTGATAGACAACCTCGGTGGGTTTCCAAGTTCAAGACGTTGTTAAACGCATTGTCTAGATATGAAGTTATTGACATAGATAACAGAGGAGAAACTACTCATTGCTTCTCAAGCATAACTGTCGGTGTCAAACGACAATCCAGAAAAGAGCTCAATCTTGATTCTATGGAAGACTTCAGGCAGTTCTTAAGAAGTTCATATTCGTTAAAGAAGAAGACAGCAATCAAAATCAACAGTGGTGGTGAAAAGAAAAGGCCTCGGCTTGTGATCATTTCAAGAAAGAGATCAAGAGCATTTAGCAATATAGGCGATATTGCTCAGTTAGCAAAAAGCTTGGGTTACAGAGTAGTCGTGTTTGAACCTGATgcaaatgtatcaagatctgcaCAAGTAATGAATTCTTGTGATGTGTTGATGGGAGTTCATGGAGCTGGTTTAACAAACATGGTATTTCTTCCTGTAAATGCAGTCCTGATCCAAGTAGTACCCTTCGGAGGGGCAGAATGGGTATCAAAAAATTACTTTCAAGAGCCTGCAAAGGATATGAAAATAAGGTACTTGGAGTATAAGATTAATTTAGAAGAAAGCTCTTTGATAGAGCAATATCCAGCTGACCACGTGGTTTTAAGAAACCCCTTAGCTATTCAAAAACAGGGTTGGGAAGCATTTAAGTCGGTTTACTTTGATAAGCAAAATGTaaagctggatttggatagattTAAACCAATTTTGTTAAGAGCTCTGGAGATTCTACATCAgtga
- the LOC110607693 gene encoding beta-1,2-xylosyltransferase XYXT1 isoform X2: MMYDTLLSRSFSKHEKKKLRYWGLITCLVIALSFCTVFKPYLGPLPVLNLRLSIGAGQKLQVVNDTSSSLQLISEGNDEIFLAKNNTLMPNDTSSSQQVVKEFTRKNDEQINDRSSSRGIIREIIMNNTVKLNNTNITQKIAGEIIAKNKTEPVTVCKMLERSDFCEIKGDIRIDVNSSTVFIVPSESYILEASANTSWSVKPYARKGDRSAMSMVREWKVKIVKNHQNTLKCTQVHNVPGVLFSLGGYSGNHFHSFTDIILPLYSTARPFNGDVQLLVTDRQPRWVSKFKTLLNALSRYEVIDIDNRGETTHCFSSITVGVKRQSRKELNLDSMEDFRQFLRSSYSLKKKTAIKINSGGEKKRPRLVIISRKRSRAFSNIGDIAQLAKSLGYRVVVFEPDANVSRSAQVMNSCDVLMGVHGAGLTNMVFLPVNAVLIQVVPFGGAEWVSKNYFQEPAKDMKIRYLEYKINLEESSLIEQYPADHVVLRNPLAIQKQGWEAFKSVYFDKQNVKLDLDRFKPILLRALEILHQ; the protein is encoded by the exons ATGATGTATGATACTTTACTTTCCAGAAGCTTTAGCAAGcatgagaaaaagaaattgagaTATTGGGGACTCATCACTTGCTTGGTTATTGCATTGAGCTTCTGCACTGTCTTTAAGCCTTATTTGGGTCCCCTACCAGTTT TAAATTTGCGGCTGTCCATTGGAGCTGGCCAGAAATTGCAAGTTGTGAATGATACAAGCAGCTCTCTTCAGCTAATATCTGAGGGTA ATGATGAAATATTTTTAGCCAAGAATAATACATTAATGCCTAATGATACAAGCAGCTCTCAGCAAGTTGTTAAGG aATTTACAAGAAAGAATGATGAACAAATAAATGACAGAAGCAGCTCTCGGGGAATAATCAGAG AAATAATTATGAACAATACGGTAAAGCtcaacaacacaaacatcacccAGAAAATAGCAGGAG AAATTATAGCTAAGAACAAAACTGAGCCTGTAACTGTATGCAAAATGCTGGAACGATCAGACTTCTGTGAGATTAAAGGGGACATTAGGATTGATGTAAACTCTTCAACTGTTTTTATAGTCCCATCTGAAAGTTATATCTTGGAAGCTTCAGCAAACACCTCATGGAGTGTCAAGCCTTATGCGAGAAAAGGTGACAGATCAGCAATGAGTATGGTCAGGGAATGGAAAGTGAAAATTGTGAAGAATCACCAGAATACCCTTAAATGCACTCAAGTTCACAATGTTCCTGGAGTCCTTTTCTCTCTTGGAGGGTATTCAGGGAACCATTTCCACTCCTTTACCGACATTATTCTTCCTCTGTACTCGACAGCTCGACCCTTTAATGGAGATGTACAACTTCTTGTTACTGATAGACAACCTCGGTGGGTTTCCAAGTTCAAGACGTTGTTAAACGCATTGTCTAGATATGAAGTTATTGACATAGATAACAGAGGAGAAACTACTCATTGCTTCTCAAGCATAACTGTCGGTGTCAAACGACAATCCAGAAAAGAGCTCAATCTTGATTCTATGGAAGACTTCAGGCAGTTCTTAAGAAGTTCATATTCGTTAAAGAAGAAGACAGCAATCAAAATCAACAGTGGTGGTGAAAAGAAAAGGCCTCGGCTTGTGATCATTTCAAGAAAGAGATCAAGAGCATTTAGCAATATAGGCGATATTGCTCAGTTAGCAAAAAGCTTGGGTTACAGAGTAGTCGTGTTTGAACCTGATgcaaatgtatcaagatctgcaCAAGTAATGAATTCTTGTGATGTGTTGATGGGAGTTCATGGAGCTGGTTTAACAAACATGGTATTTCTTCCTGTAAATGCAGTCCTGATCCAAGTAGTACCCTTCGGAGGGGCAGAATGGGTATCAAAAAATTACTTTCAAGAGCCTGCAAAGGATATGAAAATAAGGTACTTGGAGTATAAGATTAATTTAGAAGAAAGCTCTTTGATAGAGCAATATCCAGCTGACCACGTGGTTTTAAGAAACCCCTTAGCTATTCAAAAACAGGGTTGGGAAGCATTTAAGTCGGTTTACTTTGATAAGCAAAATGTaaagctggatttggatagattTAAACCAATTTTGTTAAGAGCTCTGGAGATTCTACATCAgtga
- the LOC110607693 gene encoding beta-1,2-xylosyltransferase XYXT1 isoform X1, with protein sequence MMYDTLLSRSFSKHEKKKLRYWGLITCLVIALSFCTVFKPYLGPLPVLNLRLSIGAGQKLQVVNDTSSSLQLISEGNDEIFLAKNNTLMPNDTSSSQQVVKAEFTRKNDEQINDRSSSRGIIREIIMNNTVKLNNTNITQKIAGEIIAKNKTEPVTVCKMLERSDFCEIKGDIRIDVNSSTVFIVPSESYILEASANTSWSVKPYARKGDRSAMSMVREWKVKIVKNHQNTLKCTQVHNVPGVLFSLGGYSGNHFHSFTDIILPLYSTARPFNGDVQLLVTDRQPRWVSKFKTLLNALSRYEVIDIDNRGETTHCFSSITVGVKRQSRKELNLDSMEDFRQFLRSSYSLKKKTAIKINSGGEKKRPRLVIISRKRSRAFSNIGDIAQLAKSLGYRVVVFEPDANVSRSAQVMNSCDVLMGVHGAGLTNMVFLPVNAVLIQVVPFGGAEWVSKNYFQEPAKDMKIRYLEYKINLEESSLIEQYPADHVVLRNPLAIQKQGWEAFKSVYFDKQNVKLDLDRFKPILLRALEILHQ encoded by the exons ATGATGTATGATACTTTACTTTCCAGAAGCTTTAGCAAGcatgagaaaaagaaattgagaTATTGGGGACTCATCACTTGCTTGGTTATTGCATTGAGCTTCTGCACTGTCTTTAAGCCTTATTTGGGTCCCCTACCAGTTT TAAATTTGCGGCTGTCCATTGGAGCTGGCCAGAAATTGCAAGTTGTGAATGATACAAGCAGCTCTCTTCAGCTAATATCTGAGGGTA ATGATGAAATATTTTTAGCCAAGAATAATACATTAATGCCTAATGATACAAGCAGCTCTCAGCAAGTTGTTAAGG cagaATTTACAAGAAAGAATGATGAACAAATAAATGACAGAAGCAGCTCTCGGGGAATAATCAGAG AAATAATTATGAACAATACGGTAAAGCtcaacaacacaaacatcacccAGAAAATAGCAGGAG AAATTATAGCTAAGAACAAAACTGAGCCTGTAACTGTATGCAAAATGCTGGAACGATCAGACTTCTGTGAGATTAAAGGGGACATTAGGATTGATGTAAACTCTTCAACTGTTTTTATAGTCCCATCTGAAAGTTATATCTTGGAAGCTTCAGCAAACACCTCATGGAGTGTCAAGCCTTATGCGAGAAAAGGTGACAGATCAGCAATGAGTATGGTCAGGGAATGGAAAGTGAAAATTGTGAAGAATCACCAGAATACCCTTAAATGCACTCAAGTTCACAATGTTCCTGGAGTCCTTTTCTCTCTTGGAGGGTATTCAGGGAACCATTTCCACTCCTTTACCGACATTATTCTTCCTCTGTACTCGACAGCTCGACCCTTTAATGGAGATGTACAACTTCTTGTTACTGATAGACAACCTCGGTGGGTTTCCAAGTTCAAGACGTTGTTAAACGCATTGTCTAGATATGAAGTTATTGACATAGATAACAGAGGAGAAACTACTCATTGCTTCTCAAGCATAACTGTCGGTGTCAAACGACAATCCAGAAAAGAGCTCAATCTTGATTCTATGGAAGACTTCAGGCAGTTCTTAAGAAGTTCATATTCGTTAAAGAAGAAGACAGCAATCAAAATCAACAGTGGTGGTGAAAAGAAAAGGCCTCGGCTTGTGATCATTTCAAGAAAGAGATCAAGAGCATTTAGCAATATAGGCGATATTGCTCAGTTAGCAAAAAGCTTGGGTTACAGAGTAGTCGTGTTTGAACCTGATgcaaatgtatcaagatctgcaCAAGTAATGAATTCTTGTGATGTGTTGATGGGAGTTCATGGAGCTGGTTTAACAAACATGGTATTTCTTCCTGTAAATGCAGTCCTGATCCAAGTAGTACCCTTCGGAGGGGCAGAATGGGTATCAAAAAATTACTTTCAAGAGCCTGCAAAGGATATGAAAATAAGGTACTTGGAGTATAAGATTAATTTAGAAGAAAGCTCTTTGATAGAGCAATATCCAGCTGACCACGTGGTTTTAAGAAACCCCTTAGCTATTCAAAAACAGGGTTGGGAAGCATTTAAGTCGGTTTACTTTGATAAGCAAAATGTaaagctggatttggatagattTAAACCAATTTTGTTAAGAGCTCTGGAGATTCTACATCAgtga
- the LOC110607693 gene encoding beta-1,2-xylosyltransferase XYXT1 isoform X3: protein MMYDTLLSRSFSKHEKKKLRYWGLITCLVIALSFCTVFKPYLGPLPVLNLRLSIGAGQKLQVVNDTSSSLQLISEDDEIFLAKNNTLMPNDTSSSQQVVKAEFTRKNDEQINDRSSSRGIIREIIMNNTVKLNNTNITQKIAGEIIAKNKTEPVTVCKMLERSDFCEIKGDIRIDVNSSTVFIVPSESYILEASANTSWSVKPYARKGDRSAMSMVREWKVKIVKNHQNTLKCTQVHNVPGVLFSLGGYSGNHFHSFTDIILPLYSTARPFNGDVQLLVTDRQPRWVSKFKTLLNALSRYEVIDIDNRGETTHCFSSITVGVKRQSRKELNLDSMEDFRQFLRSSYSLKKKTAIKINSGGEKKRPRLVIISRKRSRAFSNIGDIAQLAKSLGYRVVVFEPDANVSRSAQVMNSCDVLMGVHGAGLTNMVFLPVNAVLIQVVPFGGAEWVSKNYFQEPAKDMKIRYLEYKINLEESSLIEQYPADHVVLRNPLAIQKQGWEAFKSVYFDKQNVKLDLDRFKPILLRALEILHQ from the exons ATGATGTATGATACTTTACTTTCCAGAAGCTTTAGCAAGcatgagaaaaagaaattgagaTATTGGGGACTCATCACTTGCTTGGTTATTGCATTGAGCTTCTGCACTGTCTTTAAGCCTTATTTGGGTCCCCTACCAGTTT TAAATTTGCGGCTGTCCATTGGAGCTGGCCAGAAATTGCAAGTTGTGAATGATACAAGCAGCTCTCTTCAGCTAATATCTGAGG ATGATGAAATATTTTTAGCCAAGAATAATACATTAATGCCTAATGATACAAGCAGCTCTCAGCAAGTTGTTAAGG cagaATTTACAAGAAAGAATGATGAACAAATAAATGACAGAAGCAGCTCTCGGGGAATAATCAGAG AAATAATTATGAACAATACGGTAAAGCtcaacaacacaaacatcacccAGAAAATAGCAGGAG AAATTATAGCTAAGAACAAAACTGAGCCTGTAACTGTATGCAAAATGCTGGAACGATCAGACTTCTGTGAGATTAAAGGGGACATTAGGATTGATGTAAACTCTTCAACTGTTTTTATAGTCCCATCTGAAAGTTATATCTTGGAAGCTTCAGCAAACACCTCATGGAGTGTCAAGCCTTATGCGAGAAAAGGTGACAGATCAGCAATGAGTATGGTCAGGGAATGGAAAGTGAAAATTGTGAAGAATCACCAGAATACCCTTAAATGCACTCAAGTTCACAATGTTCCTGGAGTCCTTTTCTCTCTTGGAGGGTATTCAGGGAACCATTTCCACTCCTTTACCGACATTATTCTTCCTCTGTACTCGACAGCTCGACCCTTTAATGGAGATGTACAACTTCTTGTTACTGATAGACAACCTCGGTGGGTTTCCAAGTTCAAGACGTTGTTAAACGCATTGTCTAGATATGAAGTTATTGACATAGATAACAGAGGAGAAACTACTCATTGCTTCTCAAGCATAACTGTCGGTGTCAAACGACAATCCAGAAAAGAGCTCAATCTTGATTCTATGGAAGACTTCAGGCAGTTCTTAAGAAGTTCATATTCGTTAAAGAAGAAGACAGCAATCAAAATCAACAGTGGTGGTGAAAAGAAAAGGCCTCGGCTTGTGATCATTTCAAGAAAGAGATCAAGAGCATTTAGCAATATAGGCGATATTGCTCAGTTAGCAAAAAGCTTGGGTTACAGAGTAGTCGTGTTTGAACCTGATgcaaatgtatcaagatctgcaCAAGTAATGAATTCTTGTGATGTGTTGATGGGAGTTCATGGAGCTGGTTTAACAAACATGGTATTTCTTCCTGTAAATGCAGTCCTGATCCAAGTAGTACCCTTCGGAGGGGCAGAATGGGTATCAAAAAATTACTTTCAAGAGCCTGCAAAGGATATGAAAATAAGGTACTTGGAGTATAAGATTAATTTAGAAGAAAGCTCTTTGATAGAGCAATATCCAGCTGACCACGTGGTTTTAAGAAACCCCTTAGCTATTCAAAAACAGGGTTGGGAAGCATTTAAGTCGGTTTACTTTGATAAGCAAAATGTaaagctggatttggatagattTAAACCAATTTTGTTAAGAGCTCTGGAGATTCTACATCAgtga